The genomic segment TGCAGGACAAAGAAGTTGCAGCAGATTTTTTCCACGCGGGGTTACAGCCGGAAACAAAAAAGAGCGTGCAACAACGCTTCATCAACGGCGAGTTACGCGTGATCGCGGCCACCAATGCCTTTGGCATGGGCATCGACAAACCGGATGTACGGCTGGTGATCCACGCCGACATCCCGGGTTCGCTGGAGAACTACCTGCAGGAGGCGGGACGCGCTGGACGAGATCGGCAGATGGCGCGCTGCGTACTACTCTATGCGACGGACGATGTGGAGAGACAGTTCGGCTTGTCGGCGCGTTCGCGGCTCACCCGGCGAGAGATTCACGGCGTCCTGAGAGCACTGCGTAATCTGGACCGAAAAAAACGTCTGGACGGCGAGGTCGTGGCCACTGCAGGCGAAATCCTCAGTGAGGACGACGAAAAGGTATTCGAAAGAGACTCCGCCACCGACGATACCCGCGTGCGAACCGCAATCTCCTGGCTTGAGGAGGCGGTACTGTTGACTCGAGATGAGAACCGAGTGCAGGTGTTTCCTGCATCTCTCCGGGTGGATTCGGTAGAGGAAGCACGCAGTCGGTTAGCGAGGGCACCCATGACCGACAACCACCGGAGACGGTTGCTCAGAATCGCCGAGACACTGATCGATGCCGACCCCGACGAGGGCATCTCCACCGACGAACTGATGGGTGTATCCGAACTGAGTGCCGAAGGTGTACGCAGTGCCCTGTACGACTTGGAGCGGCTGGGCATCGCCAGCAACGATACGGCGCTGACTGCCTTCGTCCACGCAGGAGTGGCGCGTAACTCGCTCAAGCGCTTTGATGAGGCGGCGGAGTTGGAGACCGCCCTGATCGCGCAGATGCGCGAAGCGGCACCGGATATGGGCAAAGGAGACACATCAATCCTGCACTTGCGCGTCGCCGCGCAAACCCTGAGGGATGAGGGAGTGACCGATCCCCTACCGGAACGGCTATGGCGCATTCTCCGCAGCATCGCCAACGACGGGCGTGGCGAAGGAGGCGACGCTGGTAGCCTCGGGGTGCGACGACGGGATGCTGAGACAGTACAGGTGACATTGCGACGTGAATGGTCGAATTTGGAGGAACTCGCGTCTCGTCGGCGCGAGGGAGCAAAACGCCTGCTGGATCACTTACTCGCCTGTCTGCCGCCCGGGAGCCGGGGCACGGATCTACTGGCTGAGACCACTCTCGGCAAACTATTGGAAGCGATCACGTCCGACCTGTTTATAGAGAGTAGAAATCCCGAGAAATTGCTACATCACGCTCTGCTATGGCTGCACGATCAAGAGGTCATTCGTCTCAATAAGGGCCTGGCGGTATTCCGCCCGGCCATGACCATCCGGCTGGAGGAGGAAAGGCGCGGTTTTGCCACCGCCGACTTTGCACCGCTCGATTTCCACTACAAAGGGCAGGTGTTACAGATCCATGTAATGGTGGAATTCGCGCAACGGGGCCTCGACAACATGGCCGACGCTCTGCGTCTGGCCATTGACTACTTCAGCCTGAAGCAGGAGGATTTCCTCCGCCGCTGGCTGCCTGATCGGGATAAGGAAATTGCGAGGGAGACCACGCCCGAATCTTGGCGAGCCATCGTCGAAAGCCTGAAGAACCCCGTCCAGCAACGCATCGTCGCGGATGATCGGGAACAGACGAACGTGTTGGTGCTCGCCGGTCCCGGCTCGGGTAAGACGCGCGTGCTGGTGCATCGCATCGCCTACCTCATACGCGCAAGGCGCGAAAATCCCCGCGGCATTCTGGCGCTGGCCTATAATCGACACGCGGCGGTCGAAATCCGGCGACGCCTCATAGATTTGATCGGCGACGACGCCCGCGGGGTAACCGTGCTCACCTGTCACGCGCTGGCCATGCGACTGGTAGGTGTCAGCTTTCAAGAGCAAGAACGCCGGCTACTCGACGAAGATGCATTCCGAGAGGTTTTGCGCCAGGCAACGGCACTGCTACGCGGAGAGGGGCTGGAGCCGGAGGAAGCAGACGATCAGCGGGAACGGCTCCTCGCGGGTTTCCGCTGGATTTTGGTAGATGAATACCAGGACATTGGCGCGGATCAATACGAGTTGATATCTGCCCTGGCCGGACGAACCCTGAAAGATGAAGATCGCAAGCTCACCCTCTTCGCAGTAGGCGACGACGACCAGAACATCTACGCCTTCAACGGTGCTTCAGTGGAGTTCATCCGTCGTTTCGAAGCGGATTACGGTCCAAAGCCCACCTACCTGATCGACAACTACCGATCCACTGACCACATCATCGCAACGGCCAACGCGCTGATTAACCCGGCGCGCCAACGGATGAAGACCGGACATCCCATCCGCATTGATCGGGCGCGTGCGAAGAATTCGCCCGGCGGCGACTGGGATGCGCTGGACCCGATCTCTCGCGGTCGAGTCCAGATTCTATCCACCTGGCGCGATCCGATCTCGCAAGCGCAGGTCGCTATGGCAGAGTTACAGCGCCTCGCCACACTCTCTCCGAATTGGGATTGGTCCACATGTGCGGTGATCGCACGCGAGTGGAAATATCTGGATCCGGTACGTGCATTCTGCGAAGCCCATCATATCCCGGTGCAGATGGGAAACGAAGAAATTCCGAGCTTCTGGCACCTGCGGGAAACCCGAGAATTTGTTGAATGGCTACGTGGACGAGATACCCGCCTGATAGAAAGTACGGATCTGACCGATTGGGTAGATGCACACTCTCCAGGACCCTGGATTGAGCTGCTACGGCAAGCCCTGGAGGAGCACGCTCTGGAAACCGGCGGTGCAGAAGTGCCGGTAGCCCACTTCATCGAGTGGCTGGCTGAGTGGGGACGAGATATACGCCGCCGTCAGCGTGGGCTCTTGCTGTTGACCGCACACCGCGCCAAGGGATTGGAGTTTGATCACATAGCAGTACTCGACGGAGGCTGGAGTAAAGTCGATAGGGGCGAAGACCCGGACGCACCGCGCAGGCTCTATTACGTGGCCATGACGCGCGCCCGACAGACTCTCTCGCTCGTGCGTTTTCAAGGATCGCGCCCGGTAGGAGGTACACGACCGGATATCGTAATGGAATCCGAATCTCCGATGTACTCAGGGCACTTGCACGCGCTACCGTATTCCTTTCCAAACAACGGCTCGGTTCTGCACCGCACATCCGGTGACTCGCAACTGGAAACTCTGGAACTCGCACGTCAATACCGGCGGCCCAGTCTGCGCGAAGTCAATCTGGGATTCGCAGGGCGTCACTATACCCGCCATCCTGTGCATCGTGCGATAGCCGCCCTGTCGCCCGGCGATCCAATAGAGACGCGGATTGCCAAAACTGGCTCCTGGGAATTGCTGAACCAGTCGGGAATGGTGGTGGGGCGTCTTGCCCAGGCGTTTGAACCCCCATCGGGCATGCGGTGCAAGTCTGCCACTGTCTTCGCTGTCGTGGATTGGAGTCGCGAAGCATCGGAACCTCAGTACCGTGACCATATAAAATGCGATGCCTGGGAGGTTGTGGTGCCGGAGTTAGTGTTCGAGCCAGAGCGCGAGTAGCACACCAAAATTTGTTTATTCAGAATTTTCCTTGATGATTTGGCGTCTTAATGGTACACTTATAAGATTCTGCAGACTCGATTGAAAATGAACGGCAATGGAGTAAGCGCAATAAATTATGAATGGAAGGGAATTTGTCAGGCGTGCCAGACGCTATGCGATAAAGACAGGCGAGGAATTCCGATTTGATCAACGTCGCGGCAAGGGCAGCCATGGGATGCTTTACGTGGGCAATCGTCAAACCACTGTTCCATACAAAGAAATTGGCACAGGTCTGCTGGTCTCCATGCTGAAAGACCTTGACATCGACAGGAAGGAGTTTTAATCCATGCGCTATCTCTATCCATGCATTCTCACACCAGAGAAAGAGGGTGGTTTCTTCGTGTCCTTTCCAGATGTTCCTGGTGCTTTGACCTGTGGTGATGACCGCACTGAGGCCCTCGAAATGGCCGAAGATGCTCTCGTTGCCATGCTCGCTGTGTACGTCCAACAGCAACGGACAATCCCAACCCCAAGCTCTGTTGCCGACGGTCAGGAACTCGTTGCAGTCCCACCTATCGCCGCCGCCAAGTTGGCTCTCTATACGGCCATGCGCGAGCAGGGAATCACTGGGGACGCGCTCGCCGTTCGTCTAAACCTGAGCGATTCAGCCATCCGCAAATTGCTCGACCCGGACTGCTACTCCCATATCAGTCAGATCATGAGAGCACTCCGAACCGTCGGGCGTAGCCTGGTCATAGAAGACAGAGCGGCATAGTCGCCCATGATTTTTGTATTGTAAAAAACCCTTCTGGATCGCGGCTTTAAGCCTGCCGCGATGACAAAGACACGAGCCTGTCCCGTAACGCTTGCCCCTGCATGCTTTAAGCAGGGCGCGCGATGACGGCTTTTAGACACATGCAATAAAATAAAATAGGAGTACCATGTGAGCGCACCACCAATCCCAGAGCGTCCACCCATCCCGGGTGTCAGACACATCGTCGCAATCGCCAGTGGTAAAGGTGGCGTGGGCAAAACCACTACCGCGTCGAATCTGGCTGTGGCAATGGCACAATCGGGTCACGCCGTGGGATTGATGGATGCAGATATTTACGGTCCCAATGTACCGATCATGATGGGCAGCAAAGCGCAGCCGCAGATGACACCGGAGCAAAAAATTGAACCACTTGAGCTGTACGGTGTAAAAATGGTATCTCTGGGATTAATCGCAGGCGATGGCGTACCCATCATCTGGCGCGGACCAATGTTAGCCAAAATGGTCACCCAATTCGTGCGCGACGTGGCCTGGGCACCGCTCGATTGCCTGGTCATTGACTTGCCCCCGGGCACCGGCGATGTGCAACTGACCCTGACCCAAACGACCCCTTTGGACGGTGCTGTCATCGTAACGACACCACCTCTGGTCGCCCTGGAAGACGTGCGGCGCGGCGTCGAAATGTTTCACACCGTTGAAGTGCCCGTACTCGGTGTAATCGAGAACATGAGCACTTATATATGCAGCAGGTGCGGCACAGAAACGCCGATCTTTGGTCAAGGGGGTGGCGAGCGCACAGCAAAATCCTATAACGTGCCATTTTTGGGCGCGATTCCCCTGCATCTACAGGTACAAATGGGAAGTGACACGGGAGAACCAATAGTAGCCTCTGACCCCGACTCGCCTCTGGCAAAAATATACCGCGACATCGCCGACAGCATCTGGCGATCTCTGGAGATGTGAAACCTTGCATCGCACAATCGCATGTCACAAGAAGGCGGTCGTTATGCGAGCGCCTTTTTTGATTTCTCTCTTGAAAACTATACACCCGTTCAGTATATTTAATAATGTTTTCCGAAACCAGTCTTCCCACTGGTGCGTCAAAGGTCTTGTAGAATTCAGGCATATTCCAACCCGTGAGGATAAATGATGTTGCACCGTATATCGGTTATACTCGGAATTCTAATGGTTCTTTGGGCGTTTTCGGGTTGTGGTGAGGAAGCCACTGCCGACAAGGCATCTGCTGATAGCAAGGCAAAGACCAGTTCGGCCAAAGCTGATTCAACTAAGGCTGATTCTGCCAAAGTTGCCGCAAAGCAGAAGCGCAACAAACAACCGAATCCAAAGGCCAAAACGCAACCAAATCCCAAGCGCAAAAATCAAAAACCGAGAGTCGCCGAAGGAGTCCCCGTGAAAGTATCTGTCGTGGGAACGGGTAAAATCTCCCAGCATGTGCTCTACAGCTCCGCAGTAGAAGCCGAAGAAACCATCGACATTTACGCGCGAGGCTCCGGATTGGTGCGACGCGTACTGGTCGAAGAAGGGGAGCGTGTGCGCGAGGGGCAGGTGCTAATTGAACTGGTTGACGACGAATTAAAACTCAACGAAGCCGAGGCAAAACTGGCGTATCAAAAGCTGGAAAGCCAGCTCAAACGAAAAGAGGAGTTATTTAATCGACAACTCCTGGCAAAAGAAGAATACGAAGACCTCAAAATCAATGTTGAACAGAGCAAAATTCGGTGGGAACGCGCCCGATTATCCCTCGATTACGCGCGCGTGCGCGCGCCGGTAGGCGGGGTCATATCGATACGCTCGGTCAAGCTGGGCGACCGCATTGGAGCCAGCACAAAGCTCTACGAAATGGTCAATCTGAGCCGTTTGATCGCGTATGTACACGTGCCGGGACAGGGCATGCACAATTTGGCTGTTGGACAGCCCGCACTCATAACAACAGATTTCTTACCCGGTACAAAATTTGAAGGGAAAATATTGCGCATCAGCCCTGTCGTCGATCCCGGGTCGGGCACCTTTAAGGTAACCCTGGAACTGAAATCAAAGAGTCGGCTACTGCGACCCGGCATGTTTATCAATGCACACATCGTCACAGCGACCCACCCCCATGCTGTCCTCGTACCCAAGCGGGCTGTGGTGTACGACGATGGCATGCCGCACGTATTCGTCGTGTCGGACAGCACCGTCAATAAAGTGCGCTTTGAAATGGGCTTTGACGACACCGAATTTGTCGAAGTACTCGCGGGCGTAAAAAAAGGCGATCAGATAGTCGTGGTGGGACAAAACGGTTTGAAGGACAAAGCCAAAGTGCGAATCATCGAAGGTGAAGGATTGCGCATTCCCGCGAAGCCCGATTCAACTGGGGAACAGACAGAAAAAACGTGATGAGGTACCTTTTGTTTGCTTGTTGTATGAAAATAGCGAATCGCAGACCTTAATGTGTGGGCGGTTCGCTGATTTTTTATGCGGAGCGATACATGCAGAACAACATGGAATCAGAAGTTCGGGACAATGTAAAACGGGATTTTTCTCGCACATTTGAGATTACGACCCGGCGGCCCGTAGCGATTTTTATGGTCGTCCTGGCCGTTGCTGTATTTGGTTATGTGTCTTATCAGCAACTGCCGCTAAACATGATGCCCGACATTTCATATCCAACGCTAACAGTGCGTACCGAATATCCCGATACTGCACCCGAGGAAGTTGAAAATTTGATCTCACGGCCCATTGAACAGCGCCTGGGCGTTGTGAGCAATCTCGTAAGTATAACATCGATCTCCAGACCCGGCATGTCCGATGTGATTTTGGAATTTGGCTGGGACACCGATATGAATGATGCCGTGCAAACAGTGCGCGAAAACCTCGACCGCCTCAACTTGCCGCGCGGGGTCAATCGCCCATTGATATTGCGCTACGACCCCACGCAGGACCCGATAATGCGCGTGGGGATTTACGGCAACGAGAATATGTATGCGCTGCGCTATATTGCCGAAGAAGAAATCAAGCAAGAATTAGAGGCACTAAAAGGCGTAGCTGCAGCGCGTGTAAAAGGCGGACTCGAAGAAGAAATTCGGGTTGAAATCAGCGAGCGGCAATTGGCACTGATGGGCCTCAATATCAACACCATCAACCGGCGGTTGCAGGAGGAAAATGTCAACCTGGCTGGCGGCAGTTTGCTGGACGGACAAACGCAGTACCTCGTGCGCACGCTGAATGAATTTCGCACCATTGAAGAAATTGCCAATCTGGTAGTAGGCGACCGCAACAATATTGAAATCCGGGTAAAAGATGTGGGGCGGGTTTATCGCAC from the Gemmatimonadota bacterium genome contains:
- a CDS encoding RecQ family ATP-dependent DNA helicase, with the protein product MVPSLSPHFLSLDLEVSKQNHRIRAFAAVRTDVDQPLVFRGGDLTAALEKLDDFADGADFLLGHNLIAFDLPHLKAAKFDLRILELPPVDTLWLNPLAFPRNPYHHLVKHYQDGQLKRGRLNDPELDARLALEVFDNQQTALRDAPFSLLAAWHWLTGTGPESAGFDAVFTAIRYSPLPTEAAANAAIRERLAGIACQNRGQDILEHVDQSGWPLAYALAWLSVSGGNSVMPPWVRHQFPEASKLVRQLRDMPCGESDCDWCGERHDPRKELKRWFGFDDFRPEPVDQEGSPMQRTIVEAAMAGEHVLGILPTGTGKSVCYQIPALSRYDKTGALTVVISPLVALMADQVAGLEAHGIGSCVAINGLLSMPERADALDRVRLGDAGILIISPEQLRNRSLHRVLDQREIGAWVLDEAHCLSKWGHDFRPDYRYVGRFIREKAGQDPIPPVLCLTATAKPDVMADIKQHFQDELGIRLKVFDGGSHRTNLEFIVVPTTGGEKFSHIHQILIADLPPDMPGGAIVYCATRRQTKEVAEFLQDKEVAADFFHAGLQPETKKSVQQRFINGELRVIAATNAFGMGIDKPDVRLVIHADIPGSLENYLQEAGRAGRDRQMARCVLLYATDDVERQFGLSARSRLTRREIHGVLRALRNLDRKKRLDGEVVATAGEILSEDDEKVFERDSATDDTRVRTAISWLEEAVLLTRDENRVQVFPASLRVDSVEEARSRLARAPMTDNHRRRLLRIAETLIDADPDEGISTDELMGVSELSAEGVRSALYDLERLGIASNDTALTAFVHAGVARNSLKRFDEAAELETALIAQMREAAPDMGKGDTSILHLRVAAQTLRDEGVTDPLPERLWRILRSIANDGRGEGGDAGSLGVRRRDAETVQVTLRREWSNLEELASRRREGAKRLLDHLLACLPPGSRGTDLLAETTLGKLLEAITSDLFIESRNPEKLLHHALLWLHDQEVIRLNKGLAVFRPAMTIRLEEERRGFATADFAPLDFHYKGQVLQIHVMVEFAQRGLDNMADALRLAIDYFSLKQEDFLRRWLPDRDKEIARETTPESWRAIVESLKNPVQQRIVADDREQTNVLVLAGPGSGKTRVLVHRIAYLIRARRENPRGILALAYNRHAAVEIRRRLIDLIGDDARGVTVLTCHALAMRLVGVSFQEQERRLLDEDAFREVLRQATALLRGEGLEPEEADDQRERLLAGFRWILVDEYQDIGADQYELISALAGRTLKDEDRKLTLFAVGDDDQNIYAFNGASVEFIRRFEADYGPKPTYLIDNYRSTDHIIATANALINPARQRMKTGHPIRIDRARAKNSPGGDWDALDPISRGRVQILSTWRDPISQAQVAMAELQRLATLSPNWDWSTCAVIAREWKYLDPVRAFCEAHHIPVQMGNEEIPSFWHLRETREFVEWLRGRDTRLIESTDLTDWVDAHSPGPWIELLRQALEEHALETGGAEVPVAHFIEWLAEWGRDIRRRQRGLLLLTAHRAKGLEFDHIAVLDGGWSKVDRGEDPDAPRRLYYVAMTRARQTLSLVRFQGSRPVGGTRPDIVMESESPMYSGHLHALPYSFPNNGSVLHRTSGDSQLETLELARQYRRPSLREVNLGFAGRHYTRHPVHRAIAALSPGDPIETRIAKTGSWELLNQSGMVVGRLAQAFEPPSGMRCKSATVFAVVDWSREASEPQYRDHIKCDAWEVVVPELVFEPERE
- a CDS encoding type II toxin-antitoxin system HicA family toxin → MNGREFVRRARRYAIKTGEEFRFDQRRGKGSHGMLYVGNRQTTVPYKEIGTGLLVSMLKDLDIDRKEF
- a CDS encoding efflux RND transporter periplasmic adaptor subunit; its protein translation is MVLWAFSGCGEEATADKASADSKAKTSSAKADSTKADSAKVAAKQKRNKQPNPKAKTQPNPKRKNQKPRVAEGVPVKVSVVGTGKISQHVLYSSAVEAEETIDIYARGSGLVRRVLVEEGERVREGQVLIELVDDELKLNEAEAKLAYQKLESQLKRKEELFNRQLLAKEEYEDLKINVEQSKIRWERARLSLDYARVRAPVGGVISIRSVKLGDRIGASTKLYEMVNLSRLIAYVHVPGQGMHNLAVGQPALITTDFLPGTKFEGKILRISPVVDPGSGTFKVTLELKSKSRLLRPGMFINAHIVTATHPHAVLVPKRAVVYDDGMPHVFVVSDSTVNKVRFEMGFDDTEFVEVLAGVKKGDQIVVVGQNGLKDKAKVRIIEGEGLRIPAKPDSTGEQTEKT
- a CDS encoding type II toxin-antitoxin system HicB family antitoxin — encoded protein: MRYLYPCILTPEKEGGFFVSFPDVPGALTCGDDRTEALEMAEDALVAMLAVYVQQQRTIPTPSSVADGQELVAVPPIAAAKLALYTAMREQGITGDALAVRLNLSDSAIRKLLDPDCYSHISQIMRALRTVGRSLVIEDRAA
- a CDS encoding Mrp/NBP35 family ATP-binding protein; this translates as MSAPPIPERPPIPGVRHIVAIASGKGGVGKTTTASNLAVAMAQSGHAVGLMDADIYGPNVPIMMGSKAQPQMTPEQKIEPLELYGVKMVSLGLIAGDGVPIIWRGPMLAKMVTQFVRDVAWAPLDCLVIDLPPGTGDVQLTLTQTTPLDGAVIVTTPPLVALEDVRRGVEMFHTVEVPVLGVIENMSTYICSRCGTETPIFGQGGGERTAKSYNVPFLGAIPLHLQVQMGSDTGEPIVASDPDSPLAKIYRDIADSIWRSLEM